A window of Fluoribacter dumoffii NY 23 contains these coding sequences:
- a CDS encoding efflux RND transporter permease subunit — translation MISKFFIERPILANVIALLIVLLGLVAIIALPVSQYPAIVPPTIQVTTTYPGADAKTLIKTVALPIEQQVNGVENMLYMQSTSTDNGTYTLIVTFAIGTDLNFAQVLVQNRVQAAMAQLPDSVQKQGVLVQQKSTAILQFITLTSKNNEYDGLFLDNYAAINMQDELARLPGVGNVLIFGTGTYAMRVWLDPKKMLAYSLNPSDVLQAISHQNQEVSSGQVAAPPAAGKQPYQFTVNVPGQLADVSQFENIIVKTVTQQPNQSANASSSAQIVRIRDVGRVELGSSNYNQLAKLNNKPTAAIGIFQLPGANALEVATEVRKAVAKMAEKFPPGMEYSIPFDTTVFVKASVDEVYKTLFEAGILVLIVILLFLQNYRATLVPTTTVPVTIIGAFFAMLVLSYSINLLTLFALVLAIGIVVDDAIVIVEGVTQHIERGTSPKQSAIDAMGELIGPILGITLVLMAVFVPAGFMPGLTGAMYAQFALVIAATAFISAINAMTLKPTQCALWLQPIDPQKKKNILFRTFDRYYYPIENRYIGFIDRLVHKNKTVCLIGLLLVLLAILGLSRIPTGFIPIEDQGYAMLSVQLPDGSSLGRTEALLHELSEQVSKIGGIENVITIDGISVLDNSASLANSGVLYVMFKDWSVRGKDEDLLSLYKKLNAVAGKTLGAKVLVMIPPPIQGLGTSGGFQMQVELQDGSFDYRKLQTATDQMIRYASQQPELQRLMTSFRASAPQLSAPINRVKAEALGVSVGDASETLQTYLGSSYVNLFSKFGQVFQVYVQADADSRMTVGDVRNFYVRNKSGEMVPLGTLTDMTPTVGPPIISLYNLYPSANIYGMAAQGYSSGQAMAAMERVAKQVLPAGISFEWTSTAYQEKIAGNLSYYIFMLSLILIYLILAGQYENWIAPVSILLSVPLALIGTVLALSALGLANNMYTQIGVLLLIALAAKNAILIVEVAREQHELHGKSIMEAAVIGAKTRFRPILMTSFAFILGVMPLVFATGAGANARRSIGIAVCSGMLASTCLAVVFVPAFFVMLQTWHENRKAKRNAHATNLKEVNL, via the coding sequence ATGATTTCTAAATTTTTTATTGAGCGGCCTATTTTGGCAAACGTTATAGCGCTCCTTATAGTACTGCTGGGATTGGTAGCAATTATTGCCCTGCCCGTATCCCAATATCCTGCTATTGTTCCACCCACCATTCAGGTGACTACTACTTATCCTGGTGCCGATGCGAAAACCCTCATCAAAACCGTTGCCTTGCCTATCGAGCAGCAAGTCAATGGCGTGGAAAACATGCTGTACATGCAATCCACCAGTACGGATAACGGGACTTATACCCTCATCGTTACTTTTGCAATTGGCACCGATCTCAATTTTGCACAAGTACTGGTCCAGAACCGGGTGCAAGCTGCTATGGCGCAGTTGCCAGACTCAGTACAAAAACAGGGGGTTTTGGTCCAGCAAAAATCTACTGCCATTCTGCAATTTATTACCCTCACCTCCAAAAATAATGAATATGATGGATTATTTCTTGATAATTACGCCGCGATTAATATGCAAGATGAATTGGCGCGCTTACCTGGTGTAGGGAATGTACTCATCTTTGGAACCGGTACCTATGCGATGCGTGTTTGGCTCGATCCTAAGAAAATGTTGGCCTACTCACTTAATCCCAGCGATGTCCTGCAGGCGATAAGCCATCAAAACCAGGAGGTTTCTTCCGGCCAGGTTGCAGCTCCACCGGCAGCAGGCAAACAACCTTATCAATTTACAGTGAATGTACCAGGACAACTTGCTGATGTTAGCCAATTCGAAAACATCATTGTCAAAACAGTCACCCAACAGCCCAATCAAAGTGCTAATGCAAGCAGTAGCGCGCAAATTGTCCGCATAAGGGATGTGGGACGTGTGGAATTGGGTTCGAGCAATTACAATCAGCTTGCCAAGTTGAATAATAAACCGACGGCTGCTATCGGTATATTTCAACTTCCGGGGGCCAATGCACTTGAAGTTGCCACCGAGGTGCGTAAAGCGGTGGCAAAAATGGCAGAAAAATTTCCCCCTGGGATGGAGTATTCAATTCCTTTTGACACTACGGTGTTTGTTAAAGCGTCAGTGGACGAGGTATATAAAACCCTGTTTGAAGCAGGTATTTTGGTTTTGATAGTTATTTTATTGTTCTTACAAAATTATCGCGCCACCCTCGTGCCCACAACCACGGTGCCAGTAACAATTATAGGTGCATTCTTCGCAATGCTCGTTTTAAGTTACTCCATCAATTTACTTACTTTATTTGCTCTTGTTTTGGCAATTGGGATTGTGGTGGATGATGCGATTGTAATTGTTGAAGGCGTCACTCAACATATTGAACGCGGCACCTCACCAAAACAGTCGGCAATTGATGCCATGGGCGAATTAATAGGTCCTATTCTCGGAATTACCCTTGTCCTGATGGCTGTATTTGTCCCTGCGGGTTTCATGCCCGGGTTAACCGGAGCAATGTATGCCCAGTTTGCGCTGGTTATTGCGGCAACCGCATTTATCAGTGCCATCAATGCCATGACATTGAAACCGACTCAATGCGCTTTGTGGCTTCAACCCATTGACCCCCAGAAAAAGAAAAATATCCTATTTCGCACATTTGATAGATATTATTATCCCATAGAAAACAGATATATAGGATTCATAGACAGGCTAGTCCATAAAAATAAAACCGTATGTCTCATAGGGCTTTTACTCGTACTCTTGGCCATTTTAGGCCTCAGTCGAATTCCTACCGGCTTTATTCCCATTGAAGATCAAGGCTATGCAATGTTGAGCGTCCAATTGCCTGATGGTTCCAGTTTGGGCCGCACCGAAGCACTTTTGCATGAATTAAGCGAGCAAGTATCCAAAATTGGCGGGATAGAAAATGTAATCACTATTGATGGGATCTCGGTTTTGGATAACAGTGCCAGCCTTGCAAATAGTGGCGTCTTGTATGTGATGTTTAAAGATTGGAGCGTACGCGGTAAAGATGAGGATTTGCTTTCATTATATAAAAAACTCAATGCGGTTGCAGGAAAAACTCTAGGGGCTAAAGTTTTGGTGATGATCCCTCCACCCATCCAGGGCCTTGGTACTTCGGGCGGTTTTCAAATGCAAGTGGAGTTGCAAGACGGATCCTTTGATTATCGTAAATTGCAAACCGCTACGGATCAAATGATCCGCTATGCAAGCCAACAACCTGAATTGCAACGCCTGATGACTTCATTTCGTGCCTCCGCCCCCCAGCTTTCAGCGCCCATTAACCGGGTTAAGGCAGAGGCCTTGGGAGTTTCAGTTGGCGATGCCTCGGAAACCTTACAAACCTATCTGGGTTCTTCCTATGTGAATCTATTTTCAAAATTTGGGCAGGTATTTCAGGTTTATGTGCAGGCCGATGCAGACTCACGCATGACCGTTGGCGATGTTCGTAATTTTTATGTCCGCAATAAGTCGGGTGAAATGGTGCCCCTGGGGACGCTCACTGACATGACGCCTACCGTAGGGCCGCCCATTATTTCTTTATACAACTTATATCCTTCGGCAAATATTTATGGAATGGCCGCCCAAGGTTATAGTTCCGGGCAAGCGATGGCGGCTATGGAGCGCGTTGCAAAACAAGTTTTGCCTGCAGGAATATCTTTTGAGTGGACCAGTACTGCTTATCAGGAAAAAATTGCAGGAAATCTCAGCTATTATATTTTTATGCTGTCTCTTATTTTGATATACCTGATATTAGCGGGGCAATATGAGAACTGGATAGCCCCTGTGTCCATTCTGTTAAGTGTGCCTTTAGCCTTGATTGGCACGGTTCTGGCTTTATCGGCTTTGGGGCTTGCTAATAATATGTACACGCAAATCGGGGTGCTGCTGCTTATTGCCTTGGCCGCTAAAAATGCGATTTTGATTGTGGAAGTGGCACGCGAACAACACGAATTACATGGTAAATCCATAATGGAAGCGGCAGTAATTGGGGCAAAAACCCGTTTCCGACCTATTTTGATGACTTCTTTTGCCTTTATTCTCGGGGTCATGCCTTTAGTATTCGCAACGGGGGCAGGTGCCAATGCCCGACGCTCGATAGGTATTGCTGTGTGTAGCGGCATGTTGGCATCCACCTGCCTGGCAGTAGTTTTTGTCCCTGCCTTTTTTGTAATGCTGCAAACCTGGCATGAGAACAGAAAGGCTAAAAGGAATGCCCACGCCACAAATCTGAAAGAAGTTAATCTTTAA
- a CDS encoding efflux RND transporter periplasmic adaptor subunit → MNFNRDSKSFKIAGIVLAVLFLIYLLVHFFGKSKAPAIPVPAVVVQKPILAEMAQYVTQTGNTVAYNSVNLVARVEGYLDAIEFVDGTFVKKGKELFVIQPEPYFEKLRAAKANVAATKASLVYNKSEYARQQRMYKEHATSLNEVEKWYAKTLEIAAQLDKAESEEVNAAINYSYTHISAPFDGRIGRHLVDVGNLVGHGEATNLATIEQIDPIYVYFNLNEIDLINLREAARAQGFKPQDIKQVPVEVSLQTNPERKYKATLDFVNTGLNASTGTMELRALLPNKDLIFVPGLFVQVRIAISKPKKQLTVPDTAILYDQIGAYVLIVDASNIVVLKRVTLGSVENGMRAVATGLAAQDKVIIDGLQFATPGNKVEPRDQTVQTDKKDKGDAQH, encoded by the coding sequence ATGAACTTTAATCGAGATTCAAAATCATTCAAAATCGCAGGGATAGTGCTTGCTGTTTTATTTCTAATCTATTTGCTGGTGCATTTTTTTGGTAAAAGCAAGGCGCCAGCCATTCCTGTGCCTGCAGTAGTCGTTCAAAAACCAATACTTGCAGAAATGGCCCAATATGTGACCCAAACAGGCAATACCGTAGCTTATAATTCAGTCAATCTGGTGGCCCGTGTTGAAGGTTATCTTGATGCAATTGAGTTTGTTGATGGAACTTTTGTCAAAAAGGGAAAAGAACTCTTTGTGATTCAACCTGAGCCTTATTTTGAAAAACTAAGAGCTGCCAAGGCGAATGTTGCGGCAACAAAAGCTTCACTTGTATATAACAAATCAGAATATGCCCGCCAGCAACGGATGTATAAAGAACATGCTACTTCCCTAAATGAGGTTGAAAAATGGTATGCCAAAACTCTGGAAATTGCTGCCCAACTGGATAAGGCCGAATCTGAAGAAGTAAATGCAGCAATCAATTACAGTTATACGCACATTTCAGCGCCATTTGACGGCCGAATTGGACGGCACTTGGTAGATGTCGGCAATCTTGTAGGACATGGTGAGGCCACCAATTTGGCAACAATAGAGCAGATCGATCCGATTTATGTGTACTTTAACTTGAATGAAATAGATTTAATTAACTTACGAGAGGCCGCCCGTGCACAAGGATTTAAACCGCAAGATATCAAGCAGGTTCCCGTCGAAGTAAGCCTGCAAACTAATCCGGAACGAAAATATAAGGCTACCCTTGATTTTGTGAATACAGGCTTAAATGCATCTACAGGCACCATGGAACTGCGCGCTCTTTTGCCAAATAAAGATTTAATTTTTGTTCCGGGGCTTTTTGTGCAGGTAAGGATTGCAATATCCAAACCCAAAAAGCAGTTGACGGTTCCTGATACGGCGATTCTTTATGATCAAATCGGGGCATATGTATTAATCGTCGATGCGAGCAATATCGTGGTATTGAAAAGAGTCACTTTGGGCAGTGTGGAGAATGGAATGCGTGCAGTAGCTACAGGTCTTGCTGCCCAGGATAAAGTCATAATTGATGGCCTGCAATTTGCAACTCCAGGCAATAAAGTGGAACCGCGCGACCAGACGGTGCAAACAGATAAGAAAGACAAAGGGGATGCCCAGCATTAA
- a CDS encoding efflux transporter outer membrane subunit — protein MLKIFTFVACLLLSACFMVGPNYKEPKKPVAAHWPKKDASVKETPFKTIKWWQVFHDPVLTSLINQGYHNNLNVQIAGVRVLQTRALLAQSVGMLYPQQQAAIGNFTYYEIGGTELQSLLPSSFETASLGFTANWELDFWGKYRRAIQANDATFLSSLAAYDNALVTLTADVASTYIQIRTYEAQIRVTKANIVVQRQGLKIARARYNAGQTNLIDVEQAQTELSQTEASLPPLQNNLEQQKNAMALLLGTVPHGIDGQLKQSKGIPKAPSTVAVGIPKETLARRPDIHQARLDAIAQSAKIGATKANLFPSFALNGTFVFSANNIAQNSLADLFNWSNHSITAGPTMTWPILNYGQITNAVRAQDAVFQQSVLNYVNLVLKAQQEVQNAITAYIEAKKAEQALSKANNAAIKTLKLAIIRYINGEVDFTPVLNAEQQQLSVQTSLVNAQANIPQALVALYRALGGGWEIRGNNDVVPQQIKAEMAARTNWGSLLKEKNHEAPRTRKEKIKELYLPNW, from the coding sequence ATGTTAAAAATTTTTACCTTTGTTGCTTGTCTGCTTCTTAGTGCTTGTTTTATGGTTGGCCCTAATTATAAAGAGCCCAAAAAACCAGTGGCGGCGCATTGGCCCAAAAAAGATGCCTCAGTAAAAGAAACACCTTTTAAAACAATAAAATGGTGGCAGGTTTTCCATGATCCAGTACTTACATCCTTAATTAACCAAGGATATCACAATAATCTGAACGTCCAGATCGCTGGGGTAAGGGTATTACAAACCCGCGCCCTGTTGGCTCAATCGGTGGGAATGTTGTATCCCCAACAACAGGCAGCAATCGGCAATTTCACTTATTATGAAATTGGTGGTACTGAACTGCAATCACTCTTACCCTCTTCATTTGAGACCGCATCTTTGGGTTTTACCGCGAATTGGGAACTTGATTTTTGGGGGAAATATCGAAGAGCGATTCAAGCGAATGATGCTACTTTTTTATCGTCTCTTGCTGCCTACGATAATGCTTTGGTCACCCTCACGGCAGATGTGGCCAGCACCTACATTCAAATTCGAACCTATGAAGCACAAATCCGGGTGACAAAAGCCAATATTGTAGTTCAGAGGCAGGGTTTAAAAATAGCCAGAGCCCGCTACAATGCAGGGCAAACCAACTTGATCGATGTGGAGCAAGCGCAGACTGAGCTTTCGCAAACAGAAGCCTCTTTGCCTCCGTTGCAAAATAATCTGGAACAACAAAAAAATGCAATGGCGCTTTTATTAGGGACGGTACCCCATGGTATTGACGGCCAACTCAAACAAAGTAAAGGAATCCCCAAAGCGCCGTCCACTGTAGCAGTGGGTATTCCAAAAGAAACCTTGGCACGCCGCCCGGACATACACCAGGCACGATTGGATGCCATTGCCCAGTCAGCTAAAATAGGCGCAACAAAAGCTAATCTTTTTCCATCCTTTGCTTTAAACGGTACTTTTGTTTTTTCTGCAAACAATATTGCTCAAAATTCACTTGCAGATTTGTTTAACTGGTCAAACCACTCAATAACTGCCGGCCCAACTATGACCTGGCCCATACTTAACTATGGCCAAATTACCAACGCAGTACGGGCTCAGGACGCGGTATTCCAGCAGTCTGTATTAAACTATGTCAATTTAGTGTTAAAAGCGCAGCAAGAAGTGCAAAACGCGATTACGGCTTATATTGAAGCAAAAAAAGCAGAGCAAGCCTTAAGCAAAGCCAATAATGCTGCAATCAAAACTTTAAAATTGGCAATCATTCGCTACATCAATGGCGAGGTGGACTTTACCCCGGTATTGAATGCAGAACAGCAGCAATTAAGTGTCCAGACATCCCTTGTCAATGCGCAAGCAAATATTCCCCAGGCGTTGGTCGCACTTTATCGTGCGCTCGGCGGTGGCTGGGAAATACGAGGGAATAATGATGTGGTGCCGCAACAAATTAAAGCCGAAATGGCGGCGCGCACCAATTGGGGCTCTTTGCTTAAGGAGAAGAATCATGAGGCACCGCGAACCAGAAAAGAAAAAATAAAAGAACTTTATTTACCGAACTGGTAG
- the parC gene encoding DNA topoisomerase IV subunit A has product MNKQTMNEVTERKALTEFTEKAYLDYSMYVILDRALPHIADGLKPVQRRIIYAMSELGLKATAKYKKSARTVGDVLGKFHPHGDSACYEAMVLMAQPFSYRYPFVDGQGNWGSPDDPKSFAAMRYTEARLSPYAEVLLSELLQGTVDWVDNFDGTLKEPALLPARLPNILLNGATGIAVGMASDILPHNLTEVANACVHLLENPQANLTAITQYIKGPDFPTEAEIITPPEAIAALYATGNGSIKMRAVYTQEKQNIVITALPYQVSGAKVIEQIALQMQQKKLPMVEDLRDESDHEHPTRLVIIPRSNRVDMEGLMSHLFATTDLERSYRVNFNMIGLDGRPKVKNLLDILTEWLSYRLTVVKRRLQYRLEKVLDRIHVLEGLLIAYLNIDEVIAIIREHEEPKQGLIARFNLTDRQAEAILEMKLRHLAKLEEIRIRGELDELCAERDSLQSILASEQKLKTLVKEEIIRDRDEFGDPRRSPIIVRQESQALKEEDILPNEPITVVISKKGWVRAAKGYDVIGSELSYKAGDEFKAQATARSNQQILFFDSEGKVYSLPGHVLPSARGQGEPLTGKLNPAEGALFEAVVGGEPEQLLLLACDAGYGFIAKIADLYVKNRNGKACIRLPAASHILPPRIVPKHEELFVACATSAGRLLIFSAKEVPELSRGKGNKLISIPAAKAASREEYVIDLQVLSADDSLTVHAGKRHFTLKGADLDHYKGERGRRGNRLPRGLQNVTHLQVNSPE; this is encoded by the coding sequence ATGAATAAACAAACAATGAATGAAGTTACAGAACGCAAAGCATTAACCGAATTTACCGAAAAGGCATACCTTGATTACTCCATGTATGTCATTTTAGACAGGGCATTACCTCATATTGCCGATGGATTAAAGCCGGTGCAAAGACGCATTATTTATGCAATGTCCGAGCTGGGATTGAAAGCGACTGCCAAATATAAAAAATCAGCACGTACAGTCGGGGATGTGCTGGGTAAATTCCATCCCCATGGGGATAGTGCATGTTATGAGGCAATGGTGTTAATGGCACAACCGTTCTCCTACCGGTATCCTTTTGTTGATGGTCAGGGAAACTGGGGTTCGCCCGATGATCCCAAATCTTTTGCCGCAATGCGTTATACCGAAGCCCGATTATCACCCTATGCAGAGGTATTACTTTCGGAATTATTACAAGGTACCGTCGATTGGGTTGACAATTTTGATGGAACCTTGAAAGAACCTGCATTATTACCCGCACGTTTACCGAATATCTTATTAAATGGAGCAACAGGTATAGCAGTGGGTATGGCCTCGGATATTTTGCCTCATAATTTAACCGAGGTGGCAAACGCCTGTGTGCATTTACTGGAGAACCCCCAGGCAAATTTAACTGCAATAACCCAGTACATCAAGGGACCAGATTTCCCCACCGAAGCTGAGATAATTACGCCGCCGGAAGCAATTGCTGCCTTGTACGCCACAGGTAATGGCTCAATTAAAATGCGGGCGGTTTACACTCAGGAAAAACAAAATATCGTCATCACGGCTTTGCCTTATCAGGTCTCGGGTGCCAAAGTAATCGAGCAAATCGCCTTACAGATGCAACAGAAAAAATTGCCGATGGTTGAAGATTTACGCGATGAGTCTGACCATGAGCATCCAACCCGTTTAGTTATTATTCCTCGTTCGAACCGGGTGGATATGGAAGGTTTAATGTCACATTTATTTGCCACCACGGATTTGGAGCGGAGTTATCGGGTTAATTTTAACATGATAGGTCTTGATGGCAGGCCCAAAGTAAAAAACTTACTGGATATCCTCACAGAGTGGTTGTCCTATCGATTAACAGTAGTGAAGCGGCGTTTGCAATACCGTTTGGAAAAAGTTCTGGATCGCATCCATGTACTCGAAGGATTACTTATTGCGTATCTGAATATTGATGAGGTAATTGCCATTATCCGTGAGCATGAAGAGCCGAAACAGGGATTAATAGCCCGCTTCAATCTTACCGACCGGCAAGCAGAAGCCATTTTGGAAATGAAATTGCGTCATTTGGCAAAGCTGGAAGAGATAAGAATTCGCGGTGAGCTGGATGAACTTTGTGCTGAGCGCGATAGTCTGCAAAGCATTTTGGCTTCGGAACAAAAACTCAAAACGTTGGTTAAAGAAGAAATTATTCGGGACCGCGACGAATTTGGCGATCCGCGCCGCTCCCCTATTATTGTCCGGCAGGAATCGCAGGCATTAAAAGAAGAGGATATTTTACCCAATGAGCCGATTACAGTAGTGATATCCAAAAAAGGTTGGGTGAGGGCAGCTAAAGGTTATGATGTAATAGGCAGCGAATTAAGTTACAAGGCAGGCGATGAATTCAAAGCCCAAGCCACGGCGCGCTCGAATCAACAAATTCTCTTTTTTGACAGTGAAGGGAAGGTTTATTCTTTACCTGGCCATGTGCTCCCCTCTGCTCGTGGGCAAGGAGAACCTTTGACCGGTAAACTGAATCCAGCCGAAGGTGCCTTGTTCGAAGCAGTAGTTGGAGGAGAGCCGGAGCAATTGCTGTTGTTGGCCTGTGATGCGGGATATGGCTTTATTGCTAAAATTGCCGATCTTTATGTAAAAAACCGCAATGGAAAAGCCTGTATCAGACTGCCTGCGGCCAGTCATATTTTACCACCGCGGATAGTACCTAAGCATGAGGAGTTGTTTGTTGCCTGTGCTACCAGTGCTGGCCGGCTACTCATTTTTTCTGCCAAAGAAGTACCGGAATTATCGCGTGGAAAAGGAAATAAATTAATCAGTATCCCTGCTGCTAAAGCAGCCTCGCGTGAAGAATATGTCATTGATTTGCAGGTACTCTCTGCAGATGACTCCCTCACGGTTCATGCTGGGAAACGGCATTTTACCTTGAAAGGGGCCGATCTGGACCATTATAAAGGTGAGCGGGGACGCCGAGGTAACCGCCTGCCGCGAGGATTGCAAAACGTGACCCACTTACAAGTTAATTCTCCTGAATAA
- a CDS encoding diguanylate cyclase — protein MDENLKASRSLLSYKDSILSKYLLYLISIPAFIIVLLVSVYAYKQVRELVDANNWVIHSYQVIQATDKILYGVIDTESHQRGYLISGDPQFLESIQFHTKDINQTFDTLLQLTKDNPLQSERITRFIDLVNNRLQIIQQVIKVKMRTKLNSPETMVLFHKGQDVSNELKALGNEIQAIELVILKERNLMVINSAHKTNLIIIIGSIVSLSGLILAFLIGNYELSRSRKAEQHRLSTEIQLKSILESASDMIAAVNSDRQFIIFNEAYHREFRRIFTKSVSIGMPLEDASSHVNDSNRDLWDLWEKSLSGEEFVKSIELEVNKERHIYEITSSLIINGTNQIKGAVHIIRNTTKMVEEQDKLKEMNRNLNLGLQALKDKNEQITLLVELSDILLACGTQEELHKVVTQYCQRALNFTDGFLYVMHPSKNYFERVASWGNPTSQEISFPPEHCWAIRLGHIHTVSPAHNDLICEHVKIAAGKQIWSHCVPLMAQNDIFGLLYLEIKEDKAVLYSNDHMLLITAFSELTALAYANVRLRENLRYQSIRDPLTGLYNRRYLEDFLFKQIHQAERAKLPIAVLMLDLDHFKRINDTFGHDAGDIILKEVGKILQDDIRVEDMASRYGGEEFVIVLFNADAKSIKPRAEKIRRAISMLKVKYGTQYVGPITISIGISSFPEHGRTLVELIEAADKALYFAKNNGRNQVILYSDFMAKKEEVNVKNDKEK, from the coding sequence ATGGATGAAAATTTGAAAGCAAGCCGTTCCCTGTTAAGTTACAAGGATTCCATTTTAAGTAAATATCTCCTTTACTTAATTTCCATACCGGCATTTATTATTGTCCTCCTTGTCAGCGTTTATGCCTACAAACAAGTCCGGGAGCTGGTTGACGCGAACAATTGGGTGATTCACAGCTATCAGGTTATTCAGGCAACAGATAAAATTCTTTATGGAGTAATTGATACTGAGTCCCATCAACGCGGCTATCTTATTAGCGGCGACCCCCAATTCCTTGAATCCATCCAATTTCATACTAAAGATATAAATCAGACTTTTGATACGCTACTGCAACTAACAAAAGACAATCCTCTGCAATCAGAACGTATTACGCGCTTTATCGATTTGGTCAATAATCGCCTGCAAATAATACAGCAAGTAATCAAGGTCAAAATGCGCACTAAGTTAAATTCCCCAGAAACCATGGTGTTATTTCACAAGGGACAAGATGTGTCCAATGAGTTAAAAGCACTGGGCAATGAAATTCAAGCCATTGAACTGGTGATATTAAAAGAACGCAACCTTATGGTAATAAACAGTGCCCATAAAACCAATTTAATCATCATTATCGGTAGTATTGTAAGTTTATCTGGTTTGATTTTGGCATTTCTTATAGGCAACTATGAATTGTCCCGCAGCCGTAAGGCAGAACAGCACAGACTTAGCACTGAAATACAGTTAAAAAGCATTTTGGAGAGTGCCAGCGACATGATTGCTGCGGTAAATAGTGATCGCCAATTTATTATCTTCAATGAAGCGTACCATCGAGAGTTTAGACGTATATTCACAAAATCCGTTAGCATAGGAATGCCGCTTGAAGATGCCTCCTCTCATGTGAATGATTCAAACAGAGACTTATGGGATTTGTGGGAAAAATCCTTAAGTGGCGAGGAGTTCGTAAAAAGTATAGAACTTGAGGTGAATAAAGAGCGACACATCTATGAAATAACATCCAGTCTGATTATTAATGGAACCAATCAAATAAAAGGGGCCGTACATATCATTCGCAATACTACCAAGATGGTCGAAGAGCAGGATAAGCTCAAGGAAATGAATAGAAACCTTAATCTAGGCCTGCAAGCATTGAAAGACAAAAACGAGCAAATTACCCTGCTTGTGGAATTAAGCGACATTTTGCTTGCTTGTGGAACCCAGGAAGAATTACATAAGGTTGTAACCCAATATTGCCAACGGGCTCTTAATTTTACAGATGGTTTTTTATATGTAATGCATCCGTCTAAAAATTATTTTGAAAGAGTCGCTTCCTGGGGTAATCCTACTTCTCAGGAAATCAGCTTTCCCCCTGAACATTGTTGGGCCATCCGCTTAGGCCATATTCATACGGTAAGCCCTGCGCATAATGATTTAATTTGTGAGCATGTTAAAATAGCTGCTGGAAAGCAAATATGGTCCCATTGCGTCCCCCTAATGGCACAAAATGATATTTTTGGGCTGTTGTACCTCGAAATAAAGGAAGATAAGGCAGTTTTATATTCTAATGATCACATGCTCCTGATTACGGCATTCTCGGAATTGACCGCACTGGCATATGCTAATGTACGCTTAAGGGAAAATCTGCGTTATCAATCCATCCGTGATCCTCTCACCGGTTTGTATAATCGCCGCTATTTGGAGGATTTCCTGTTTAAACAAATTCATCAGGCAGAGCGGGCAAAACTGCCAATTGCAGTGTTGATGCTGGATTTAGATCATTTCAAACGGATAAATGATACGTTTGGACATGATGCGGGGGATATTATTTTAAAAGAAGTAGGAAAAATACTGCAAGATGATATACGCGTCGAAGATATGGCATCAAGGTATGGAGGGGAAGAGTTTGTCATCGTCCTGTTTAATGCAGATGCAAAATCAATCAAACCCAGGGCTGAGAAAATCAGGCGTGCAATATCCATGTTAAAAGTAAAGTACGGTACGCAATATGTGGGGCCGATTACCATTTCTATTGGAATTTCCTCCTTCCCGGAACATGGCCGGACATTGGTGGAACTCATTGAAGCTGCCGATAAAGCATTATACTTTGCAAAAAATAATGGGCGAAATCAGGTAATTTTATATTCAGATTTTATGGCAAAAAAAGAAGAGGTAAACGTTAAAAACGACAAAGAAAAATAA
- a CDS encoding F0F1 ATP synthase subunit epsilon yields MTRTTHLDIVSAEHEIFSGLVEMVVATGELGEVGITAGHAPLLTVLKPGEVRVTLAGGQQEIYYVQGGMLEVQPNNVTVLADVIERAEHLDESAALAAKAQAEAAMTGKGAEMDYSVAAAELARAVAQIRAIQKVRKAIK; encoded by the coding sequence ATGACTAGAACAACGCACTTAGATATTGTCAGTGCTGAACATGAAATATTCTCCGGTTTAGTTGAGATGGTTGTTGCCACCGGGGAATTGGGTGAAGTAGGTATTACCGCTGGTCATGCTCCTTTGCTTACCGTTCTAAAACCTGGTGAAGTAAGAGTTACTCTGGCTGGTGGCCAGCAAGAAATTTATTATGTTCAGGGTGGAATGCTGGAAGTTCAACCTAACAATGTAACAGTTCTTGCTGATGTGATTGAGCGTGCTGAACATTTGGATGAGTCAGCAGCACTTGCAGCAAAAGCGCAAGCTGAAGCGGCAATGACGGGTAAAGGCGCTGAAATGGATTATTCTGTGGCTGCTGCTGAATTAGCTCGTGCTGTGGCCCAAATTCGTGCAATTCAAAAAGTTAGAAAGGCAATTAAATAA